The DNA sequence AACATAATAGTGGGCTACTCCCATTTTATAAAAACTGTGGAGGATCTTAATGAGATAGTGAGAACGCACGTGCCGGGTGCAAAATACGGAATAGCGTTTTCAGAGGCAAGCGGTGACAGGTTGATACGGTTTGACGGCAATGATGCGGATCTTGTCAAGGCATCCATAGAGAATATACAGAGAATTTCGGCTGGACACACCTTCGTTATACTAATAAGGAATGCATATCCCATAAATATACTGAACGCAGTCAAGATGTGTCAGGAAGTCGGAACGGTCTTCGCTGCCACGGCAAATCCTCTGCAGGTCATACTGTATAGGGGCAAAAACGGCAATGGTGTGCTTGGCGTGATAGATGGATATTCCCCGGTGGGCGTCGAATCTGATGAAGACAAGATGAAACGCAGGGAATTCCTCAGAAAGATAGGCTATAAGGAATAGGGCCCGTAGTGTAAACGGATATCACAGGGGCCTCCGGAGCCCCTAATCCGGGTTCGATTCCCGGCGGGCCCGTTATGTGATGTATGGATGGAGATTTCCAGATGGAAAGATACAGCGGAAGGATTTTTGATAATCATTTTCACCTCAATCAGGCTTCTGATTTCGCAGCAGCTGTTCGCATATTCCGCAGCGCTGGTGGAACCTCACTCAACATCACCAATCTGCCCTCTCACGACAGGAAGGAGAATTATTACGAGAGGCTGTACAGAGAAACAATACGCATTGCAGACATTGTTAGATCTCAATTCGGTGTGGAAACTCTGGTCACGATAGGCCCATATCCATTCGATTACTTTTTCTTCGATCAAGCGCAAATGGATCCGATGGAGACGATGAGACATGGACTTGATCTCGCGGCTAGATATATAGGAGAAGGTATTGCAGATGCCATTGGTGAAATAGGCTTTCCGCATATTCCACAATCAGATGAGGTGATGCAACAATTCTGGGAACTGCTTGATTATGCCATGGCTGTAGCGCATGATGTCAAGGCACCACTGGTTCTCCACACCTTCGATCTGTCCTGTGACGATTATATTCGACTGGAAAAGAGAGCAAATTCCTATGAAAATGTAATGCTGGTTAAGCATCATGCTAGGCCAGAGGATCTATCATGCAATACATCCATCTTCAGGTCTATACCAGCTAGTCGCAGGGCGATAAGGGAGGCTTTGAAAATTTCAAGAAATTTTATGATGGAG is a window from the Thermoplasma sp. Kam2015 genome containing:
- a CDS encoding adenosine-specific kinase encodes the protein MTVSIEAVDMVIPPEANIIVGYSHFIKTVEDLNEIVRTHVPGAKYGIAFSEASGDRLIRFDGNDADLVKASIENIQRISAGHTFVILIRNAYPINILNAVKMCQEVGTVFAATANPLQVILYRGKNGNGVLGVIDGYSPVGVESDEDKMKRREFLRKIGYKE
- a CDS encoding TatD family hydrolase; this translates as MERYSGRIFDNHFHLNQASDFAAAVRIFRSAGGTSLNITNLPSHDRKENYYERLYRETIRIADIVRSQFGVETLVTIGPYPFDYFFFDQAQMDPMETMRHGLDLAARYIGEGIADAIGEIGFPHIPQSDEVMQQFWELLDYAMAVAHDVKAPLVLHTFDLSCDDYIRLEKRANSYENVMLVKHHARPEDLSCNTSIFRSIPASRRAIREALKISRNFMMETDFINDPNDMNKFLPPDSVPKRAQMILQEYDDGGEILNRIFNEIPESVYQRLRDHQ